The sequence CCAGGATGGCCAGCCCCGCCAACACGGCCAGCACATGCGCTGGCCACCACGCCTGGTTGTGCAACTCGAACAGCCGCCAGTAGGTGCGCGGCGCGAACATGAGGAAGTCCTCGGGCCGGTAGGTCCACCACTCGCTCATGTTGAGGAGCCGGGGTTGATCACAGCGCGGCGACGTCGCGCGCCATGCGCTCACGCAGCGCAGCGTCGGGCATGGGGCCCAGGGCTGCGCCCATGTTTTGCCGCAGGTGGGCCACCTGGCTGGTGGCCGGGATGGCGCAGGTCACGCCGGGGTGCGAGACCACAAACTTCAGCGCCACCTGCGCCCAGTTGCTGCAGCCGATCTCGCCCGCCCAGCCCGGCAGCGGGTGGCGCGCGAGCTGGTCCAGCAAACTGCCCTGGCGAAACGGCCGGTTCACCAGCACCGCAATGCCGCGCTCCTGCGCCAGCGGCAGCAGTCGCTGCTCGGCCTCGCGGTCGAGCAGGTTGTGGGTGAGCTGCACGAAGTCGATTTTTTGCGTGCGCATGATGCGCTCCAGCTCGGCGTGCCGCCGGCCTTCCGAGGTGCTGATGCCCACGTAGCGCAAGCGCCCGGCCGCTTTCATTGCCTGCAGGCGCGGCAGGTGTTCTTCCCACGACAACAGGTTGTGCACCTGCATCAAATCAAACTGCGGCACGCCCCAGAAAGCGCGAGAGGCCTCCATCTGCGCTGCCCCACGCGACACATCACCCACCCACACCTTCTCGGCCGAGAACAGCGCGGTGGAGCGCCCGAGCTTCGCCAGCGCGTGGCCGATCACGGGCTGCGAAGAACCGTACATGGGCGAACTGTCGATGACCCGCCCGCCCGCTGCAAAAAAGGCGCGCACCACCTCCGTGCAGGCGTCGCGGGCCTTCGAGTCGTTGCCCACGTTGAAGGTGATCCAGCTGCCCAGCCCGATCACGGGAACGGCTTCGCCGCTGGACGGAATGCGGCGCACCAACACCTCCGACGCAGCAGCCGGCTGCGCCAGCGCAGGCCAGGCGAGCGGCGCCAGCGAAGCGGTGGCGGTGCTCAGCCACTGGCGGCGGCTGAGCCCGGGCGGAAGAGTCGGCATGGCGGGCCTCCAGACATGGCAAGGCCTGTGGGACGCCGTGCGGACGCGGGAAGTTCCAACCCCGGCCGCCGGCCCTGAACCGCCCTCAGAAGCCGACCGAGTAGGTGGCCAGCAAGGAATTGGTGGCGGCGGACGAGAAGGCCTCCTTGCGGTAGACCCACTGCGCACTGAGCTGCTGGGTCTTGTTGATCTCGAAGATGCCGCCGATCGAGGCCACCGGTCGCGTCTTCTTCGGACTGCTGTTGAAGTCGAGCGGCAACAGCGCGGCGACACCGGTGGCGCTGTACTCGCTGGTCTTGCGCGACTGGTCGTGTTCCACGCCGGCGAAGCCGGTGAGCGTGAAACGCGGCGCCAGCCGGGCCGCCACATGGCTGCCCAGCAGCAGGGTGACCGAACGCTCGGACAAGGCGCCGTAGCTCAGCGGCGCGGTGACGCTGGCCGAGGCCGCTTCGCTGTAGGCGCCGCGTTCGATCTCGATCGCCCGCACACCCACATAGGGGCTCACGCGCCAGGTGTCGTTCAGCCGCACGCCGTGGCTCAGCGTCAGCTGGGTGCCGCGTGATGTCAGGCCCGCGGTGCCGCTGCCGGGCTCGGAGCCGGCGACCACCGGGCGGGTGATGTCGACCTTCTTTTGTCCCTGGCGGTGCGCCACGCGCACCTGCGGACCGTCGCCGTCGGGGCGCTGGTTCCAGACCACGAACACGCCGAGATCCGGGTTGCCCTTGCGCACGCTCACCGACGGGTCGCCGGTCGAATCGATCGTCTGCTCCACATAGCCGCCCAGGCGAAGCGTGGGCTGCACACGCCAGGCCAGCGTGACCACGCCCGAGGTGGCACCCGCGTTGGAGCCCTGCACCGAGGTGTTGCGCCCGGTCGCCGCCACACACAGGCCCTGGCTGTCGAACAGCGCGCAGTCGTAGCTCAGGCCGGGGTTGAGGTAGGCGGTCTGCACGGCGAAGGCGCTGCGCAGGCCTTCAGCGGTGGACTGCATCGAGCTCAGGGTGTCCTGCGCCGTCGGGCCGGGCGGGACAGGTGCGGCGAACACGAGGTCGTAGTTGGCGCCGTCGAACAGCAGGGACCATGAGAGGCCGTTGAACGCGCCTGCGGTGGTGGTCAGCCGGGAAGCGTCGAGGCCAGTGAGCACGTCCTCGTAAGTACCGGGAGCCACCACCGAGGTGTTGTAGATGCCGAAGGTCAGGTTGCCCACGCTGGCGGGTGCCGACAGCTTGCCGTAGACGCTGGGACTGTCGATGATGATGTTGTAGTTGGTCGGCACCAGGCTGTTGGTCATGACCAGCGGCGAGCTTCCTCCCTGGCGGTTGTTCAGCGTGATGATGGGCGCCGTGTTGTAGATCGACCGGAACTGGCCGGTGATCGACCCCAGGTTGGTGAGCGTGCCGATGGATCCCGACTGGTTGTAGAGGTGGTAACCCGGTCCAATCACGCCGTTGTTGATGAAGGTGGTGATCGTTCCCTGGTTGAACAGCGTGGCGATGTCCGAGGAGATCGTGCCGTTGTTGATGAGGGTGATGTTGGTGGCCGAGGAATTGATCCGAACACCGTTGTTGCCCGTGTTGGACACCGTCGTGTTGGCCTGAATCGTGATCGTCTGGTTCGGGTTGTTGATCACCAGACCCGTGCAACTGACGGTCACGCTGGCGTCGGGCGCACAAGGAGCCGCCAACACCTCGCCACGCGCCACCAACAAACAAGCCGCCAACGTGGACAAGGCAAACAGTCGCTGAACTGGGTTGCTCGAACACGGCAAGCAGGCCGGACCGCGGCCAACGGGGTGTTTCATGGAAAGGTTCTCGGTGTGGCGGAGCGTGTCCGCCCAGGTGGTGGGGTGGTTTGCGCAGCAGAATGTGAGTCCCCACTGCGTCCATGGAAGTTACGCCGCCTGACCGACGGTCAAGCCCTGAACTGACCCCGGATCACCCCCCTCTTCCCGCGCCGCGCGGCCCCGAGGTGGCAGCGCATCCCAGGCCGCTTCACACGACCCCGCTACAATTTTCCACCGTCCACTGCCCCCACACCCCCTGTGCCTGCCTGAGCAGGCGCCGAAGGTGCACTCACATGAACAACGACAAACAGGGACCCGAACGTCTGGAGTGCGACGTTCTCGTGATCGGCGGAGGGCCCGCCGGCTCCACCGTTTCGCCACTGCTGGCCGAGAAGGGCCACCGCGTGGTGCTGCTGGAAAAGGCGCACCACCCGCGCTTTCACATCGGCGAGTCGCTGCTCCCGGCCAACCTGCCCTTGCTCGATCGCCTGGGCGTGGGCGAGGCGGTGCGCGCCATCGGGCAGTACAAACCGGGTGCCGAATTTGTCTCGCCGCACCACGACCACACACAGACCTTCGAGTTCGCCGACGCCTGGGACAAGTCCATGCCGTTCGCCTACCAGGTCAAACGCGCCGAGTTCGACGAAATTCTCATCCGCAACGCGCAGCGCAAGGGTGTGGATGTGCACGAGGGCTGCAAGGCGCGCTCGGTCGAGTTCCTGCCCGACGGCGGGGTGCGCGTGCATGCCGATCACGACGATGGCCGCAGCACCGTGTGGGACGCGAAGTTTCTCGTGGACGCCTCTGGGCGCGACACCTTTCTGGCCTCGCGCTTCAAAATCAAGGAGCGCAACCCGCGCCACAACAGCGCGGCGGTGTTCGGCCACTTTGCCAATGCGCGCCGCAACGACGGCGAGGCCGCGGGCAACATCACCATCTTCTGGTTTGACCACGGCTGGTTCTGGTTCATTCCGCTCAACGACGGCGCCACCAGCGTGGGCATGGTGACCTGGCCGTACCACATGAAAACGCGCGCGGGCCGCACGGTGGAGCAGTTCCTGATGGACAACGTGGCCACCTGCGCCGGCCTGGCCGAGCGCCTGAAAGACGCGCACCTGGTCACACCGGTGGAAGCCACGGGCAACTTCTCCTACGCCGCGCAGCGCAACCACGGCCACAACTACCTGATGCTGGGCGACGCCTACACCTTCATCGACCCGGTGTTCTCCTCGGGCGTGTGGCTGGCCATGAGCGGTGGCGAGATCGGCGCGCAGACCATCGACACCTGCCTGCGCCACCCCGAGCAGGCGCGCGCCGCGCTCAAGCGTTTTGACCGCCAGAGCCGCCACGGGCCCAAGGCCTTTTCGTGGTTCATCTACCGCGTGACCAACCCCATCATGCGGGACTTCTTCATGGGGCCGCGCAACATCTTCCGCGTGAAAGAGGCGCTGCTCTCCACGCTGGCGGGCGACGTGTACGGCGGCGCGCCCATCGGGCGTTCGCTGCTCGCGTTCAAGGCCCTGTACTTCGCGGCCAACATCATGCAGCCCCGGCGCGCCTTCGCCGCCTGGCGCAACCGCCGCGCCAACATCCGGCCAGTGGACGACGCAGCCCTGGCCCAGACGCCGTGACGCTGCTGCACACGGCCTGGCCAACACCGGGCAACGCCGGCCAGGTGCTCGGCGGCGTGGTCATGGGAGATCTTTCCAGGGCGCCCGACGCAGACTGGCCGTTGCAACGCCTGCGCGTGCCCTTGCTGTCTGCCCGCGCGGCCTTTCTGCAGGAGGTCTGGCACACCGATGGTCCGGTGGCATCGGGCTGCAGCGACGGCATCCACTGGCGGCGCCACGCCGATGTTCTCTACGGCGTGGTGGAGTTGCCTGAAGACACCTGTGCTGCCACCGGCGGCACCACACCACTGCAAGCGGCGAGCCAGCTGGTTTACGAGCGCGTGTTCGGTCTGCTGCGCGCGCAAGGCCTGCCCCACCTGTGGCGGGTGTGGAACTACCTGGCCGACATCAACGGCGAATCGCATGGACTGGAGCGCTACCGCCAGTTCAACCAGGGCCGATACAACGCCTTTGTGCAGGCGCAGCGCGACACCGGAGGCCAGGTGCCCGCGGCGTGCGCCATCGGCCTGGCGGCCGGCCCGCTCTCGGTGGCGTTTCTGGCGGGCACCTCGCCGCTGGTGCCGCTGGAGAACCCGCGCCAGGTGAGCGCCTGGAACTACCCGGCGCAATACGGGCCACGCGCACCCACGTTTTCGCGCGCGGCGCTGGCCTACCCACGCGGGAAAGAGGTGCTGTTCGTCTCGGGCACGGCCAGCATCGTGGGGCACGAGACGCTGCACGCAGGTGACGTGGCGGCGCAGTGCGTCGAGTCCGTGCGCAACATCGGGTGCATGGTGCAGGAGGCCAACCGCGTGGCGCGATCGGTCCGGCCGTTTTCGCTTGAAGGTTTGAGCCACCGTGTGTATGTGCGCCATGCGCAGGACGCCGACACCGTGCAGCACACGCTGGCGCCCTTGCTGCGCGGCGCAACCGTGGTCTGCGTGCAGGCCGACATCTGCCGGGCCGATCTGCTGGTGGAGATCGAGTCGCAGGCGATCCACCCGATGCCTTGTCCATGAACACCGAGGCCCGCCCCCGTTCGCTGCTGTGGGGCCTGTACGAACACCTCGCCATGGTCGTGGGCCTGAGCGCGCTGGCGGTTGTTTGCCTGAGCTGGTTGCCGCTGGCGCTGGTGTTGTACCGGGTGCTGCCCGGGCCGCTCGGCCGCTGGCTGGGGCGCCAGGCCATCATGCGGGGCTTTCGCCTCTACGTGGGTGTGTTGCGCACACTGTGCACCTGCCGCTTCGACCTCGGCGCGCTCGACACGCTGCGCGACCAGGGGCCCATGGTCATCGCGGCCAACCACCCTTCGCTGCTCGACGCGGTGCTCATCACCTCGCGTCTGCCCAACGCGTTCTGCCTCATGAAGTCCAGCCTGATGGACAACCCGCTTTTTGGAGCTGGTGCGCGCATGGCGCGATACGTGCGCAACGACAACCTGCTCAGCGCCGTGCTGAGCTGCCGGCGCGAACTGCAACAAGGCGCGCAGCTCGTGATCTTTCCCGAAGGCACGCGCACGCTGGGCTATCCGACCAACCCGCTCAACCCGCTGTCGCGCTCCACCGCGCTGATCGCCACCCGCGCCGGCGTGCCGGTGCAGACCGTGATCATCGAATTCTCCAGCCCCTACGTGGGCAAGGGCTGGCCGCTGTGGCGCAAGCCCTCGCTGCCACTGACCTGCCGCGTGCGCCTGGGCCGGCGGTTCGACGCGCCACACGATGCGCGCGCCTTCACCACCGAGCTCGAAGCGTACTTTCGCGCCGAACTCGCCTCACCGCCTGCCCCATGACCGCAACCAGCACCACCCATCTGGTCCTCATCCCCAGCTACAACCCCGGCCGCAAGGTGCTGGCCACGGTGCGCGCCGCGCGCGCGCGGTGGACACCGGTGTGGGTGGTGGTGGACGGCAGCAACGACGGCTCGGCCGACTGGCTGCAAGCCGAGGCCGCACAAGACCCAGGCCTGCGGGTGATCGTGTTGCCACAGAACCAGGGCAAGGGCTCGGCCGTGCTGCACGGCATCACGCTGGCGGCGCAGGCCGGCTTCACGCACGCGCTGACCATGGACTCCGACGGCCAGCACCCCGAGACGCTGATCCCCGACTTCATGGCGGCCTCTCAAGGCACACCTGCGGCCATGGTGCTGGGCAAACCGGTGTTCGGCCCCGAAGCGCCCGCGCTGCGCGTGAACGGCCGCAAGGTCTCCAACGCCTGGGCCAACCTGGAAACGCTGGGCATGGGCATCGGTGATTCGCTCTACGGATTTCGCGTGTACCCGATCGCGCCGCTCATGCGCGTGATGCACGGCACCCGCTTCATGCGCCGCTTCGACTTCGACCCCGAGGCCGTGGTGCGCCTGTGCTGGGCCGGCGTGCGGCCCATCAACATCG is a genomic window of Hydrogenophaga sp. RAC07 containing:
- a CDS encoding autotransporter domain-containing protein, yielding MKHPVGRGPACLPCSSNPVQRLFALSTLAACLLVARGEVLAAPCAPDASVTVSCTGLVINNPNQTITIQANTTVSNTGNNGVRINSSATNITLINNGTISSDIATLFNQGTITTFINNGVIGPGYHLYNQSGSIGTLTNLGSITGQFRSIYNTAPIITLNNRQGGSSPLVMTNSLVPTNYNIIIDSPSVYGKLSAPASVGNLTFGIYNTSVVAPGTYEDVLTGLDASRLTTTAGAFNGLSWSLLFDGANYDLVFAAPVPPGPTAQDTLSSMQSTAEGLRSAFAVQTAYLNPGLSYDCALFDSQGLCVAATGRNTSVQGSNAGATSGVVTLAWRVQPTLRLGGYVEQTIDSTGDPSVSVRKGNPDLGVFVVWNQRPDGDGPQVRVAHRQGQKKVDITRPVVAGSEPGSGTAGLTSRGTQLTLSHGVRLNDTWRVSPYVGVRAIEIERGAYSEAASASVTAPLSYGALSERSVTLLLGSHVAARLAPRFTLTGFAGVEHDQSRKTSEYSATGVAALLPLDFNSSPKKTRPVASIGGIFEINKTQQLSAQWVYRKEAFSSAATNSLLATYSVGF
- a CDS encoding chorismate transformation enzyme, FkbO/Hyg5 family, encoding MTLLHTAWPTPGNAGQVLGGVVMGDLSRAPDADWPLQRLRVPLLSARAAFLQEVWHTDGPVASGCSDGIHWRRHADVLYGVVELPEDTCAATGGTTPLQAASQLVYERVFGLLRAQGLPHLWRVWNYLADINGESHGLERYRQFNQGRYNAFVQAQRDTGGQVPAACAIGLAAGPLSVAFLAGTSPLVPLENPRQVSAWNYPAQYGPRAPTFSRAALAYPRGKEVLFVSGTASIVGHETLHAGDVAAQCVESVRNIGCMVQEANRVARSVRPFSLEGLSHRVYVRHAQDADTVQHTLAPLLRGATVVCVQADICRADLLVEIESQAIHPMPCP
- a CDS encoding glycosyltransferase family 2 protein, translating into MTATSTTHLVLIPSYNPGRKVLATVRAARARWTPVWVVVDGSNDGSADWLQAEAAQDPGLRVIVLPQNQGKGSAVLHGITLAAQAGFTHALTMDSDGQHPETLIPDFMAASQGTPAAMVLGKPVFGPEAPALRVNGRKVSNAWANLETLGMGIGDSLYGFRVYPIAPLMRVMHGTRFMRRFDFDPEAVVRLCWAGVRPINIDAPVRYFSAQEGGVSHFKYLRDNVLLTWMHTRLFIGFVLRLPLLLWRRLTN
- a CDS encoding aldo/keto reductase, which encodes MPTLPPGLSRRQWLSTATASLAPLAWPALAQPAAASEVLVRRIPSSGEAVPVIGLGSWITFNVGNDSKARDACTEVVRAFFAAGGRVIDSSPMYGSSQPVIGHALAKLGRSTALFSAEKVWVGDVSRGAAQMEASRAFWGVPQFDLMQVHNLLSWEEHLPRLQAMKAAGRLRYVGISTSEGRRHAELERIMRTQKIDFVQLTHNLLDREAEQRLLPLAQERGIAVLVNRPFRQGSLLDQLARHPLPGWAGEIGCSNWAQVALKFVVSHPGVTCAIPATSQVAHLRQNMGAALGPMPDAALRERMARDVAAL
- a CDS encoding lysophospholipid acyltransferase family protein; protein product: MNTEARPRSLLWGLYEHLAMVVGLSALAVVCLSWLPLALVLYRVLPGPLGRWLGRQAIMRGFRLYVGVLRTLCTCRFDLGALDTLRDQGPMVIAANHPSLLDAVLITSRLPNAFCLMKSSLMDNPLFGAGARMARYVRNDNLLSAVLSCRRELQQGAQLVIFPEGTRTLGYPTNPLNPLSRSTALIATRAGVPVQTVIIEFSSPYVGKGWPLWRKPSLPLTCRVRLGRRFDAPHDARAFTTELEAYFRAELASPPAP
- a CDS encoding NAD(P)/FAD-dependent oxidoreductase → MNNDKQGPERLECDVLVIGGGPAGSTVSPLLAEKGHRVVLLEKAHHPRFHIGESLLPANLPLLDRLGVGEAVRAIGQYKPGAEFVSPHHDHTQTFEFADAWDKSMPFAYQVKRAEFDEILIRNAQRKGVDVHEGCKARSVEFLPDGGVRVHADHDDGRSTVWDAKFLVDASGRDTFLASRFKIKERNPRHNSAAVFGHFANARRNDGEAAGNITIFWFDHGWFWFIPLNDGATSVGMVTWPYHMKTRAGRTVEQFLMDNVATCAGLAERLKDAHLVTPVEATGNFSYAAQRNHGHNYLMLGDAYTFIDPVFSSGVWLAMSGGEIGAQTIDTCLRHPEQARAALKRFDRQSRHGPKAFSWFIYRVTNPIMRDFFMGPRNIFRVKEALLSTLAGDVYGGAPIGRSLLAFKALYFAANIMQPRRAFAAWRNRRANIRPVDDAALAQTP